A genomic segment from Luteibacter aegosomatis encodes:
- a CDS encoding MBL fold metallo-hydrolase, giving the protein MHGIHTIDTGFGRPSFDAAYLVVERGRGAFIDSGTTHSVPRFLDAIKAADLRPGDIDWVILTHVHLDHAGGAGELMKHLPHATLAVHPRGARHMIDPSVLIAGAAAVYGEQAVRRDYGDIVPIPKERVVEASDGFVVDLAGRALLCLDTPGHAKHHIAIHDERANAFFTGDIFGLSYREFDTANGPFVIPTTSPVQFDPNEAHASIDRMMGYEPEAMYLTHYDRVEDVARLANDLREQIDAMVAIARRHAGAPDRELRIANDFAELYVGRAHRHGVALSRDEIVGLLKIDIRLNAQGIVVWLDRGAR; this is encoded by the coding sequence TCCACACCATCGACACCGGCTTCGGCCGGCCTTCGTTCGACGCTGCCTACCTCGTGGTCGAGCGCGGCCGCGGCGCGTTCATCGACAGCGGCACCACGCATTCGGTACCCCGCTTCCTCGACGCGATCAAGGCGGCCGATCTTCGTCCGGGGGACATCGACTGGGTGATCCTGACCCACGTCCACCTCGACCATGCCGGTGGCGCGGGCGAACTCATGAAGCACTTGCCCCACGCCACCCTGGCCGTGCATCCGCGCGGCGCGCGGCACATGATCGACCCCTCGGTGTTGATCGCCGGGGCCGCGGCGGTCTACGGTGAGCAAGCGGTGCGCCGCGATTACGGCGACATCGTGCCGATACCGAAGGAGCGCGTGGTCGAAGCCTCCGACGGATTCGTGGTCGACCTGGCTGGTCGCGCGCTGCTTTGCCTCGATACCCCGGGCCATGCCAAGCATCACATCGCCATCCACGACGAACGGGCGAATGCCTTCTTTACGGGCGATATCTTCGGGCTGTCGTACCGGGAGTTCGATACGGCCAACGGACCGTTCGTCATTCCCACGACCTCGCCCGTACAGTTCGATCCAAATGAGGCGCATGCGTCCATCGATCGCATGATGGGCTACGAGCCCGAGGCGATGTACCTCACCCATTACGATCGCGTGGAAGACGTGGCGCGGCTGGCGAACGACCTGCGCGAGCAGATCGATGCCATGGTCGCGATCGCGCGACGCCATGCGGGCGCGCCGGACCGGGAGTTGCGGATCGCCAACGACTTCGCCGAGCTTTACGTCGGGCGTGCACACAGGCACGGCGTGGCATTGTCGCGAGACGAGATCGTCGGGCTGCTGAAAATCGACATCCGGTTGAATGCGCAGGGCATCGTGGTCTGGCTCGACCGCGGCGCGAGATAA
- a CDS encoding NAD(P)/FAD-dependent oxidoreductase — protein sequence MASWYHGRTPEPVPRSPPRGRREASVVIVGGGFAGLNTALGLAARGVRDVVLLESRTIGFGASGRNGGFVFAGYSLGERALLDRVGEARARSLYRRTVDAVNLIRERIDTLAIDCHCVDAGVVWANWFRDGRLLRDRQRLLAEHYDADWQWIPAEAMHEFVRSRRYHDGLYERNAMHIDPLAYARGLARVAEAAGVAIHEGSRVRMLERRGPRWVLRVGDAEIEAPQVVLACGGYLAGLDRRIDRAVLPIATYVMVTEPLGERLAECLRTRAAIYDTRFAFDYYRPLSDTRLLWGGRISIRDRSPRAVQHLLARDLVRVFPSLKGVRIEQAWSGLMSYARHEMPQVGTHGNGLWYAQAFGGHGLAPTCAAGEALAEAIASGEASLPDYADFGLEPVHRPFGYLAAQGTYWKYEFADWMKSRLEG from the coding sequence ATGGCGTCGTGGTACCACGGCAGAACGCCCGAACCCGTGCCGCGATCGCCTCCGCGAGGCCGGCGCGAAGCGTCGGTCGTGATCGTCGGCGGCGGCTTCGCCGGCCTGAACACCGCCTTGGGACTGGCGGCGCGCGGTGTGCGCGACGTGGTGTTGCTGGAATCGCGCACGATCGGCTTCGGCGCATCGGGTCGCAACGGTGGTTTCGTTTTCGCGGGCTATTCGCTCGGGGAAAGGGCGCTGCTCGACCGGGTGGGCGAGGCGAGGGCCAGATCGCTCTACCGACGTACCGTCGATGCGGTCAATCTCATCCGCGAACGCATCGACACCCTCGCCATCGACTGCCATTGCGTCGACGCGGGCGTGGTCTGGGCCAACTGGTTTCGCGATGGACGCCTGCTGCGCGACCGCCAGCGCCTCCTCGCGGAGCATTACGACGCCGACTGGCAATGGATTCCCGCCGAGGCGATGCATGAGTTCGTGCGTAGCCGCCGATACCATGACGGGCTCTATGAACGTAATGCCATGCACATCGATCCGCTGGCGTACGCTCGCGGCCTGGCCCGTGTCGCCGAAGCGGCCGGCGTGGCCATCCATGAAGGCTCGCGTGTTCGCATGCTCGAGCGGCGCGGCCCGCGTTGGGTACTTCGCGTGGGCGATGCGGAGATCGAAGCGCCCCAGGTCGTCCTGGCATGCGGTGGTTATCTCGCGGGACTGGATCGCCGCATCGATCGGGCGGTGCTGCCGATCGCCACCTATGTGATGGTCACCGAGCCGCTCGGCGAGCGGCTGGCGGAATGCCTGCGCACGCGGGCAGCCATCTATGACACGCGTTTCGCCTTCGATTACTACCGGCCGTTATCCGACACGCGCTTGCTCTGGGGCGGACGGATCTCGATTCGCGACCGTTCGCCCCGTGCCGTGCAGCATCTTCTGGCGAGGGATCTCGTCCGCGTGTTTCCCTCTTTGAAGGGCGTGCGCATCGAGCAGGCCTGGTCGGGGCTCATGAGCTATGCGCGGCATGAGATGCCGCAGGTGGGAACGCACGGCAACGGTCTCTGGTACGCCCAGGCGTTCGGTGGACATGGATTGGCGCCGACCTGCGCGGCGGGCGAGGCGCTGGCGGAGGCGATCGCGTCGGGGGAGGCGAGCTTGCCCGACTACGCCGACTTCGGGCTCGAGCCGGTGCATCGGCCGTTCGGTTATCTCGCCGCGCAAGGCACGTACTGGAAATACGAGTTCGCCGATTGGATGAAGTCGCGTCTGGAAGGATAA
- a CDS encoding 3-hydroxyanthranilate 3,4-dioxygenase, producing the protein MSLLPPIDLKRWIDEHRALLKPPVGNKCIVDGDFIVMIVGGPNARTDYHYDEGPEFFYQLEGEMVLKVQDGGEARDIPIRAGEVFYLPPRVPHSPQRMPDSVGLVIERRRTAGERDGLLWFCEKCNTKLFEEYFVLESIENDFPPVFERFYRSTDARTCTHCGTVHPAPAKYA; encoded by the coding sequence ATGAGCCTGCTGCCCCCCATCGACCTCAAGCGCTGGATCGACGAGCACCGTGCCCTGCTCAAACCACCGGTCGGCAACAAATGCATCGTCGACGGCGACTTCATCGTCATGATCGTCGGCGGCCCCAATGCCCGCACCGACTACCACTACGACGAAGGCCCCGAGTTCTTCTACCAGCTCGAAGGCGAGATGGTGCTGAAGGTGCAGGACGGCGGCGAGGCCAGGGACATTCCCATCCGCGCCGGCGAGGTGTTCTACCTGCCTCCACGGGTGCCACACTCGCCGCAGCGCATGCCGGACTCGGTGGGGCTGGTGATCGAACGCCGCCGAACGGCGGGCGAACGCGACGGGCTGCTCTGGTTCTGCGAAAAGTGCAATACCAAGCTCTTCGAAGAATATTTCGTGCTCGAAAGCATCGAGAACGATTTTCCTCCGGTGTTCGAGCGCTTCTATCGTTCGACCGACGCCCGCACCTGCACCCACTGCGGCACGGTGCACCCCGCTCCCGCCAAGTACGCCTGA
- a CDS encoding NUDIX hydrolase, which yields MALLHSLSDAFHRYAERWPAEADAASFAAWLSDTARPFHRETLEGHFTGSAWLVSDDGERVLLMHHRKLDRWLQPGGHADGDPDLEGVALREAREETGLDGLEVVPGIFDLDRHRIPARGHEPEHWHYDVRYVVVARGSEAFEANEESLALAWHPVADVAADPATDESLRRMAHKWLERAR from the coding sequence ATGGCGCTACTTCACTCTCTCTCAGACGCTTTCCACCGATACGCCGAGCGCTGGCCGGCCGAAGCCGACGCGGCGTCCTTCGCCGCGTGGTTAAGCGATACGGCGCGGCCCTTTCATCGCGAAACGCTCGAAGGGCATTTCACCGGCTCGGCCTGGCTGGTCAGCGACGACGGTGAGCGCGTGTTGCTGATGCACCACCGCAAGCTGGATCGCTGGCTGCAGCCGGGCGGTCACGCCGACGGCGATCCGGATCTCGAGGGCGTGGCCCTGCGCGAAGCCCGGGAAGAAACCGGGCTGGATGGCCTGGAGGTCGTGCCGGGCATCTTCGACCTCGACCGCCATCGGATTCCCGCCCGGGGCCACGAGCCGGAGCACTGGCACTACGACGTGCGCTACGTGGTGGTGGCGCGCGGTTCGGAGGCGTTCGAGGCGAACGAGGAATCGCTGGCCCTGGCCTGGCATCCGGTCGCCGACGTCGCCGCCGATCCCGCCACGGACGAATCGTTGCGCCGCATGGCCCACAAGTGGCTGGAGCGCGCTCGCTGA
- a CDS encoding transporter produces the protein MPFPSFPRAVPAMAVAIGVAPAVVGASPTVNFTGPLVTPAVNTLPAGVLNIEPYLIHANTRGRYDNAGGRHASRPMLRQWQLAVPMTYGVTDSFGVQLTPTASRTSGGGIHTDGLLRIGDTNLRLQQRLMAPEADGTGLVVAVAAAHNLTTGKYHQLDTNPLNATGSGTARTQWIVGAQRLYLHDGGRAMRWRGQVAWSPSPRAIRVRGASIYGTGEGFRGRVHASQAWNATLAAEYALDSRWVLVGEAVWSRQGSLRVTSDHGMVARYKPGQTFSLAPAVEYHFSSTMGLIAGVQFTVAGRNRSDDVTPQVALNMLF, from the coding sequence ATGCCTTTTCCCTCTTTCCCCCGGGCCGTGCCGGCGATGGCGGTCGCCATCGGTGTCGCGCCCGCCGTCGTCGGTGCCTCCCCCACCGTGAACTTCACCGGGCCGCTGGTGACGCCCGCCGTCAATACGTTGCCCGCAGGCGTGCTCAACATCGAGCCTTACCTCATTCATGCCAATACCCGAGGCCGCTATGACAATGCCGGTGGCCGCCACGCATCGCGTCCGATGCTTCGCCAATGGCAACTGGCGGTGCCGATGACGTACGGCGTCACCGATAGTTTCGGCGTGCAGTTGACGCCGACGGCGTCGCGCACGAGCGGAGGCGGCATCCATACCGACGGTTTGCTGCGCATCGGCGACACCAACCTGCGCCTGCAACAGCGACTCATGGCGCCCGAGGCCGATGGAACGGGCCTCGTCGTGGCGGTCGCCGCGGCCCACAACCTCACCACGGGCAAATATCACCAACTGGATACCAATCCCCTCAATGCCACCGGCAGCGGCACGGCGCGCACCCAATGGATCGTCGGCGCCCAGCGCCTTTACCTGCACGACGGCGGGCGCGCGATGCGCTGGCGCGGGCAGGTGGCCTGGAGCCCCTCCCCTCGCGCCATCCGCGTGCGCGGCGCCAGCATCTATGGCACCGGCGAGGGATTCCGTGGCCGCGTGCACGCATCCCAGGCATGGAACGCCACCCTCGCCGCCGAATACGCGCTCGACTCCCGCTGGGTGCTGGTGGGCGAAGCGGTGTGGAGCCGCCAGGGCTCGCTGCGCGTCACCAGCGACCACGGCATGGTCGCCCGCTACAAGCCCGGCCAGACGTTCAGCCTGGCGCCGGCGGTCGAATACCACTTCAGTTCCACCATGGGGCTCATCGCCGGCGTGCAGTTCACCGTGGCGGGACGCAACCGGTCCGACGACGTGACACCCCAGGTTGCCCTGAACATGCTGTTCTGA